From Bacteroidia bacterium, a single genomic window includes:
- a CDS encoding thiol protease/hemagglutinin PrtT, translating into MKKYLLTTLAIVLFGFYSKAIHVTEEKANKVAQTFFKAQTKNNTCNINDVYAEKINNVTTFYVFSFLPNGFVIVSADDNVKPILAYSVTGWFDKNNIPPQVKEWIGQYSAYIYDVTTQKKQNSINFASWNNILSGNCKESKYIVTPLCTTTWDQGCFYNELCPADTLGPCDHSVTGCVATAMAMVMKFWNYPIKGTGTHSYTSFWYGNQTANFGTTTYNWASMPDNVTAINPAVATLMYHCGVSVDMDYASTTSGSNLYFSKTALPTYFKYSNNIEFVYKLNYTDSSWIELLKSELNSGRPILYQGRIPTLPVGHAFVCDGYDSNNFFHFIWGQGAGYEGYYEMGNMIYNTANEAVIKIMPIVSCDVALRNYISPVSSTFLTPSRIKVKISNYDSLPLNNIPISYSIDGNSPVTEIINTPLAALSDTVYEFIQPFDFSQNPGHFYNVKIYSSLACDSYNNNDTITTLIENVACTTPPYSTGFEPTENLNGWLINDINNDGNKWNYGVGGNILPTCAYYNGGTSQANDWIISKCMELESNKMYKLSYYYKGTATYWPQKLKIFIGNQQNVASMTTLLTNDSNIINTEYIKKEIFFTIPLSGSYYIGWFCNSDADMYNLAIDDINISEQSAINVGLVSTSLQNESCNLQQENIEILIKNYCSTILNNIPISFSLNGGTPVTEIITTPIPVGGTINYTFTNTIDLSGNGLHNVKIFTSLLNDTIFNNDTININITNHTSITPVYTMGFEPSDDFSGWKILNNNNDAYKWNIINTGGRTQPYCIRYDYSSWLPANDWFVSSCISLSASQIYKVSFWYKAEASQWPEKLKVFLGSGQDTSSLNTLLLDFPNIINTNYQYAERIFTVPSDGLYYLGWDCYSEAVMFNLYVDDILIDVMITDIKESNSSEYTIFPNPFKNELRIENSSTTNEKINYEISDLSGKIIQQLSSISKKVTILTNYLNKGIYILKITSNNGVIVKKIIKD; encoded by the coding sequence ATGAAAAAATATTTATTAACTACATTAGCAATTGTACTATTTGGTTTCTACTCAAAGGCTATACATGTTACTGAGGAAAAAGCAAATAAAGTTGCACAGACATTTTTCAAGGCTCAGACAAAGAACAATACATGTAACATTAATGATGTATATGCTGAAAAAATTAACAATGTGACCACATTTTATGTGTTTTCATTTTTACCAAATGGTTTTGTAATTGTTTCAGCTGATGATAATGTAAAACCTATTCTTGCATATTCTGTTACCGGTTGGTTCGATAAAAACAATATTCCACCACAGGTTAAAGAATGGATAGGACAATACTCAGCATACATATATGATGTTACTACTCAGAAAAAACAAAATTCTATAAATTTTGCTTCATGGAATAATATTTTATCAGGAAACTGCAAAGAATCCAAATATATTGTAACACCCCTTTGTACAACTACATGGGATCAGGGTTGTTTTTACAATGAACTTTGTCCGGCTGATACCTTAGGTCCCTGCGACCACTCTGTAACAGGATGTGTGGCAACTGCAATGGCAATGGTAATGAAATTCTGGAATTATCCAATAAAAGGTACTGGCACTCATTCCTATACTTCATTCTGGTATGGTAATCAAACTGCAAATTTTGGTACAACAACATATAACTGGGCTTCTATGCCTGATAATGTAACTGCAATAAATCCAGCTGTTGCTACACTTATGTACCATTGCGGTGTTTCTGTTGATATGGATTACGCTTCTACTACGTCTGGATCAAATTTATATTTTTCAAAAACTGCATTACCTACATATTTTAAATATTCTAACAATATTGAGTTCGTATATAAACTTAATTATACAGATTCAAGTTGGATTGAGTTGTTAAAATCTGAGCTTAATTCAGGCAGACCAATATTATATCAGGGACGTATACCAACACTACCTGTTGGACATGCATTTGTATGTGACGGTTATGACAGTAATAATTTTTTTCATTTTATATGGGGACAAGGTGCAGGATATGAAGGTTATTACGAAATGGGAAATATGATTTACAACACTGCTAACGAAGCTGTTATTAAAATAATGCCCATTGTTTCGTGTGATGTTGCATTAAGAAATTACATTTCACCTGTATCATCAACTTTCCTAACACCTTCCAGAATAAAAGTAAAAATATCAAATTATGACAGTTTACCTCTTAACAACATACCAATTTCCTATTCTATTGATGGCAATTCTCCTGTTACTGAAATTATAAATACTCCTTTAGCTGCATTGTCTGATACGGTTTATGAGTTTATTCAACCATTTGACTTTAGTCAAAATCCAGGACATTTTTACAATGTGAAAATTTATTCATCCCTTGCTTGTGATAGTTATAATAATAATGATACTATTACTACATTAATTGAAAATGTTGCATGCACTACACCTCCTTATTCAACAGGATTTGAACCTACCGAGAATTTAAACGGATGGCTGATTAATGACATTAACAACGATGGGAATAAATGGAATTACGGTGTTGGCGGAAACATCCTACCAACTTGTGCTTATTATAATGGTGGCACATCACAAGCAAATGACTGGATTATTTCAAAATGTATGGAGCTTGAAAGTAACAAAATGTATAAGTTATCATACTACTATAAAGGAACAGCAACATACTGGCCTCAAAAGTTAAAAATATTTATCGGTAATCAGCAAAATGTTGCAAGCATGACAACTTTATTAACAAATGACTCAAACATAATTAACACAGAATATATTAAAAAAGAAATTTTCTTTACAATTCCTTTGTCAGGCAGCTACTATATCGGATGGTTCTGCAACAGTGATGCAGACATGTACAATCTTGCGATAGATGACATTAACATATCTGAACAAAGTGCAATAAATGTTGGATTAGTTTCAACATCTTTACAAAACGAAAGCTGTAACTTACAACAAGAAAACATTGAGATCTTAATAAAAAACTATTGTTCTACTATACTTAATAATATTCCTATTAGTTTTTCACTTAACGGAGGAACTCCGGTTACTGAAATCATAACAACCCCAATTCCAGTTGGTGGAACAATTAACTATACGTTCACTAACACTATCGACTTATCCGGAAACGGACTACATAATGTTAAAATATTTACTTCATTATTAAATGATACAATTTTTAATAACGATACAATTAATATAAATATCACCAACCATACAAGTATAACTCCTGTTTATACAATGGGATTTGAACCTTCTGACGATTTTAGCGGTTGGAAAATACTTAATAACAATAACGATGCATATAAATGGAATATTATTAATACAGGAGGAAGAACTCAACCTTACTGTATCCGTTATGATTACAGCTCATGGCTACCTGCAAATGACTGGTTTGTTTCATCATGTATAAGTTTGTCTGCATCTCAAATTTATAAAGTTAGTTTTTGGTATAAAGCTGAGGCTTCTCAATGGCCAGAGAAACTAAAAGTGTTTTTAGGAAGTGGTCAGGATACAAGTTCATTAAATACTTTACTACTCGATTTTCCTAACATTATAAACACAAACTACCAATATGCAGAGAGAATATTTACAGTTCCTTCAGACGGATTATACTATCTAGGCTGGGACTGCTATAGCGAAGCAGTAATGTTTAACTTATACGTTGATGATATTTTAATTGATGTTATGATAACAGATATTAAAGAATCTAATAGTTCAGAATATACTATTTTCCCGAATCCATTTAAAAATGAACTTAGAATAGAAAACTCAAGTACAACTAATGAGAAAATCAATTATGAAATTTCAGACCTTAGTGGGAAAATAATTCAACAACTAAGTTCAATTAGTAAAAAAGTAACAATCTTAACAAATTATCTCAACAAAGGAATTTATATCCTTAAAATCACCTCAAATAATGGCGTAATTGTAAAAAAAATAATTAAAGATTAA
- a CDS encoding FKBP-type peptidyl-prolyl cis-trans isomerase yields the protein MNYRNNILLYLVLIFSLLSCKTNTEVNGYKKTESGIYFKLLQIGEKLKKPKNGDYITMHILYYTGNDSLFFDAVRSIKFKPSSFAGEINECFAMLAESDSASFYINADNFFNKTLSAPLPKFLPPSSYMKVNIKVISVKTAKQYQKEKEEFLSWVSDLGEYEQLALKHFIEEEQINVNPSENGIYRIDIAKGTGKKVELRDTVTVNYEGRFLNGKIFDSTKRRNEPFQFVFGTEMQVIKGLEEAIGRMKQGDHALFVMPSKMAFGENGSSSGAIPAYTSVVFDVELLEVK from the coding sequence ATGAATTATAGAAATAACATATTATTATATTTAGTTCTAATATTCAGTCTGCTTTCTTGCAAAACCAACACTGAAGTAAATGGTTACAAGAAAACAGAAAGTGGCATTTATTTTAAATTACTTCAAATTGGCGAAAAATTAAAGAAACCAAAAAACGGAGACTATATAACAATGCACATTTTATATTATACTGGAAACGATTCTTTGTTTTTTGATGCAGTTAGAAGTATAAAATTCAAACCATCATCTTTTGCAGGAGAAATAAATGAATGTTTTGCAATGCTTGCAGAATCTGACAGTGCTTCTTTTTATATTAATGCAGATAACTTTTTTAATAAAACTTTATCAGCACCCCTACCAAAATTTTTACCTCCTTCAAGTTACATGAAAGTAAACATTAAAGTAATTTCTGTAAAAACAGCTAAACAATATCAAAAAGAAAAAGAGGAATTTTTAAGCTGGGTTTCTGATCTTGGAGAATATGAACAACTTGCACTTAAACACTTTATCGAAGAGGAACAAATAAATGTAAACCCATCTGAAAATGGAATTTACAGGATTGACATCGCTAAAGGAACAGGAAAGAAAGTTGAATTACGCGATACTGTTACCGTAAATTACGAAGGAAGGTTTTTAAATGGTAAAATCTTCGATAGTACTAAAAGAAGAAATGAACCTTTTCAATTTGTTTTTGGAACAGAAATGCAGGTTATAAAAGGACTTGAGGAAGCAATTGGAAGAATGAAACAAGGCGATCACGCATTATTTGTAATGCCTTCAAAAATGGCATTTGGTGAAAACGGATCATCTTCAGGTGCAATTCCTGCTTATACATCAGTGGTTTTCGATGTAGAATTATTAGAGGTAAAATAA
- a CDS encoding MFS transporter: MNLQKNNEVNRVVLMAVTMVSNFLNPLMGAAVNVALPKISEDFALNAVAMSWVTMAFLLASAVFLVPLGKIGDMWGRKKMFLYGNIFFTIATFMCALSFSGSFLIISRLLQGIGSAMMFSTSMAIVISAFPPQERGKVIGLNVSAVYVGLSAAPIIGGILTETLGWSSLFYINAIASLIITFVIIFKIKSEWVEAKNEKFDWLGTLIYMPSMTSLMYGFSKLPTTSAIFFTIAGIIGIIVFVFIELKNPFPVLNMKLFFKNKIFASSNLSALINYAATFAVSFVLSLYLQYAKHLTPKEAGLILITQPILMALVAIYSGKLSDKINPRWLASSGMALSVFGLLMLVFLEKDTSQTFIISALAILGVGFGLFSSPNTNMAMSSVERK; encoded by the coding sequence ATGAATTTACAAAAAAATAATGAGGTTAACAGAGTGGTTTTGATGGCAGTTACCATGGTGTCAAATTTTTTAAATCCACTTATGGGTGCCGCTGTAAATGTTGCTTTACCAAAAATAAGCGAAGATTTCGCATTAAATGCCGTAGCAATGAGCTGGGTAACTATGGCTTTTTTACTGGCATCGGCAGTGTTTTTAGTCCCACTTGGAAAAATTGGCGATATGTGGGGGCGAAAAAAAATGTTTTTATATGGAAACATCTTTTTTACTATTGCTACATTTATGTGTGCTTTATCATTTTCAGGTTCCTTTTTAATAATATCCAGATTATTGCAGGGAATAGGCAGCGCAATGATGTTCAGTACAAGCATGGCAATTGTTATCTCTGCATTTCCTCCACAAGAAAGAGGTAAAGTAATCGGATTAAATGTTTCTGCAGTATATGTTGGATTATCTGCTGCTCCAATAATTGGAGGTATTCTTACAGAAACATTAGGCTGGAGTAGCTTGTTTTACATAAATGCAATAGCTTCATTAATTATAACTTTTGTTATAATATTTAAAATAAAATCAGAATGGGTCGAAGCAAAAAATGAAAAGTTTGATTGGCTTGGAACACTAATCTATATGCCATCAATGACATCATTAATGTATGGGTTTTCCAAACTTCCTACAACTTCTGCAATTTTCTTCACTATTGCAGGAATAATTGGAATTATTGTATTTGTTTTTATAGAATTAAAAAATCCATTTCCGGTTTTAAACATGAAATTATTTTTTAAAAACAAAATCTTTGCAAGCTCTAATTTATCAGCATTAATAAACTATGCAGCAACATTTGCAGTAAGTTTTGTTTTAAGTTTATATTTACAATATGCAAAACATTTAACGCCAAAAGAAGCAGGTTTAATTCTAATTACCCAACCAATACTAATGGCACTTGTTGCAATATATTCGGGTAAATTATCAGATAAAATTAATCCTCGTTGGTTAGCTTCTTCAGGAATGGCATTAAGTGTATTTGGATTATTAATGCTTGTTTTTTTAGAAAAGGACACTTCCCAGACTTTTATAATTTCTGCTCTTGCAATACTTGGAGTTGGCTTTGGCTTATTTTCATCTCCAAATACAAATATGGCAATGAGTTCAGTTGAAAGAAAATT
- a CDS encoding hemerythrin domain-containing protein: MSIFNENNKIIDIVEHDSNLLSVLNRFGIKLGFGDINVKQACINNNIDENFFLAILNVYHNDNYFPEQKFANFKIIDLISYLIETHKFYRMHILPEIDRLFNLLNTTNNVHKELFLLLEKMYTNFKTEFNNHIEYEEKNIFPMIIELSKNDKNANTNKAKLSEFNFINIHSQLDDKIIDLKNILIKYLPPIEDTFNCNAFAIAIFKFEKDLKDHSRIEDRILYPRVNQFYNQSTTDHVE, encoded by the coding sequence ATGAGCATATTCAACGAAAACAATAAGATAATTGACATAGTTGAGCACGACAGTAATTTACTTTCAGTATTAAATCGCTTTGGAATTAAACTTGGCTTTGGCGATATTAATGTAAAACAAGCATGTATAAACAATAATATCGATGAAAATTTTTTCCTTGCAATATTAAACGTTTATCATAATGACAATTATTTTCCGGAACAAAAATTTGCAAACTTTAAGATAATCGATTTAATATCATATTTAATCGAGACTCATAAATTTTACAGAATGCATATATTACCTGAAATTGATAGATTATTTAATTTACTGAACACAACTAACAACGTTCACAAGGAACTCTTTTTACTTTTAGAAAAAATGTATACTAATTTTAAAACTGAATTTAATAATCATATCGAATACGAAGAAAAAAACATATTCCCAATGATAATAGAATTAAGTAAAAATGATAAAAATGCAAATACTAACAAAGCCAAATTATCAGAATTTAATTTTATCAATATTCATTCTCAGTTAGATGATAAAATAATTGACTTAAAAAACATTTTAATTAAATATTTACCACCTATTGAAGACACTTTTAATTGTAATGCATTTGCAATTGCAATCTTTAAATTTGAGAAAGACTTAAAAGATCATTCCAGAATAGAAGACAGAATCTTATATCCAAGAGTAAATCAGTTTTATAATCAATCAACAACAGACCATGTTGAATAA
- a CDS encoding DEAD/DEAH box helicase, giving the protein MTAFQSALEKIFKNLKITALNEMQKSALQAIESEANVVMLAPTGSGKTLGFLLPIFKLLDNSKTGIQALILSPSRELSLQIEQVFKSMTTGFKVNCCYGGHDIQVEKNNLSEPPAVLIGTPGRISDHIRNGRINTSDIKILVLDEYDKCLEFGFKDDMSFIFSKTNSLSKRILTSATKALEVQEFIGFENPVTLDFLLTETPDNLKVKVVPTTVEERLNTLFKLVCKVGNKSTLIFCNQRQTVDEISSLLWEKKLPNNVFHGGLDQNLRERTLIKFRNGSYRILVTTDLASRGLDIPEIESIIHFNIPATESIFTHRNGRTARMHASGTTYLIISTKETLPAFIKEVPETEKLPDIALLPDKTLWVTLYIGAGKKEKISKMDVVGLLMQKGKLQKDDIGLIDVLDHATYVAVNRVKFNKLLLLIKNEPIKKQRVKIEEAK; this is encoded by the coding sequence ATGACAGCTTTTCAATCAGCATTAGAAAAAATATTTAAGAACCTTAAAATAACAGCTCTTAATGAAATGCAAAAAAGTGCTTTGCAGGCTATCGAAAGCGAAGCAAATGTTGTAATGTTAGCACCAACCGGTTCAGGTAAAACGTTGGGATTTCTTTTGCCAATATTTAAACTACTTGATAATTCAAAAACTGGTATTCAGGCTTTAATTTTATCCCCTTCTCGCGAACTTTCTTTGCAGATTGAACAGGTGTTTAAGTCGATGACTACTGGGTTTAAGGTTAATTGTTGTTACGGAGGGCATGATATTCAGGTAGAAAAAAATAATCTGAGTGAACCACCTGCTGTGTTAATTGGTACTCCCGGACGAATTTCTGATCATATAAGAAATGGAAGAATTAATACATCAGATATTAAAATTTTAGTTCTTGATGAATATGATAAATGCCTTGAATTTGGTTTTAAGGATGATATGTCTTTTATATTTTCTAAAACAAATAGTTTGTCAAAACGAATTTTAACATCTGCAACAAAGGCATTAGAAGTACAGGAATTTATCGGGTTTGAAAATCCTGTAACATTAGACTTTTTGTTGACTGAAACTCCAGATAATTTAAAAGTAAAAGTAGTGCCTACAACTGTTGAGGAAAGGCTTAATACATTGTTTAAACTTGTGTGTAAAGTTGGAAATAAATCGACTCTGATTTTTTGTAATCAAAGGCAAACAGTTGATGAAATAAGCAGCTTGCTTTGGGAGAAAAAATTGCCAAATAATGTTTTTCATGGTGGTTTAGATCAGAATTTACGTGAACGAACACTAATCAAATTCAGAAATGGAAGCTATAGAATATTAGTAACAACTGATCTTGCTTCACGTGGTTTGGATATTCCGGAAATAGAAAGTATTATCCATTTTAATATTCCTGCTACAGAAAGTATTTTTACTCATAGAAATGGACGTACAGCGAGAATGCATGCGTCCGGAACAACATATCTGATAATAAGTACTAAAGAAACATTACCTGCATTTATTAAAGAAGTTCCTGAGACCGAAAAATTACCTGATATAGCATTGCTACCTGATAAAACTTTATGGGTAACATTATACATAGGAGCAGGTAAAAAAGAAAAAATTTCTAAGATGGATGTTGTTGGTTTACTTATGCAAAAAGGTAAATTACAAAAAGATGATATTGGATTAATAGATGTTTTAGATCATGCTACTTATGTAGCTGTTAACAGAGTTAAATTTAATAAGTTGTTATTACTTATCAAGAATGAGCCTATAAAAAAACAAAGAGTAAAGATAGAAGAAGCAAAGTAG
- a CDS encoding hydroxyacid dehydrogenase codes for MNKILFLDTTHPILVKKLESFGYICDHQLTSNYSEISKIINNYVGIVIRSRIKLDKEILSKATNLKFIGRVGAGLESIDTDFAKSKNIECINSPEGSRDAVGEQATGLLLSLLTNINKSNVEIKEGKWLREENRGTEIKDKTIGIIGYGNMGSAFAKKLSGFEPNVISYDKYKTNYTDGYTKEVGLEEIFELSDIVSIHVPLTEETKYMANNKFFNKFKKNIYLINTSRGPVVETESLLNAIDNGKVLGAGLDVIEYEESSFDKMDLNNMPATFYYLINNPKVIITPHTAGWTHESKIKLAEILANKIIDFSITNKIISDK; via the coding sequence ATGAACAAAATACTTTTTTTAGATACTACACATCCTATACTGGTTAAAAAACTGGAAAGTTTTGGTTATATCTGCGACCATCAACTGACTTCTAATTATTCTGAAATTTCAAAAATCATTAACAATTATGTGGGCATTGTTATAAGAAGCAGAATAAAACTTGATAAAGAAATTCTTTCAAAAGCAACAAACTTAAAATTTATTGGAAGAGTTGGTGCAGGACTTGAAAGTATTGACACGGATTTTGCAAAATCTAAAAATATTGAATGCATTAACTCGCCTGAGGGGAGTCGTGATGCTGTTGGAGAACAAGCCACAGGATTATTACTTTCATTGCTAACAAATATCAATAAATCAAATGTAGAAATAAAAGAGGGCAAATGGCTTCGCGAAGAAAACAGAGGAACTGAGATTAAAGATAAAACAATTGGCATTATTGGATATGGCAATATGGGAAGTGCTTTTGCCAAGAAACTTTCCGGATTTGAACCAAATGTTATTTCATACGATAAATACAAAACAAATTACACAGATGGTTACACAAAAGAAGTAGGGCTCGAAGAAATTTTCGAACTTTCAGACATTGTTAGCATACATGTTCCCTTAACCGAAGAAACAAAATATATGGCTAACAATAAATTTTTTAATAAATTTAAAAAGAACATTTATTTAATAAATACATCACGAGGTCCTGTAGTTGAAACAGAAAGTCTCTTAAATGCAATTGACAATGGAAAAGTTCTAGGTGCAGGGCTAGATGTTATAGAATACGAAGAATCGTCATTTGACAAAATGGATTTAAATAATATGCCTGCAACATTTTATTATTTAATTAATAATCCAAAAGTTATAATAACACCACACACAGCAGGATGGACACATGAATCAAAAATTAAACTGGCAGAAATTCTTGCTAATAAAATTATTGACTTTTCTATAACAAATAAAATTATATCAGATAAATAA
- a CDS encoding helix-turn-helix transcriptional regulator has translation MLNNNINILLFFKSDIILKGLNSIVNNLGIEPILIRNTEDFFDYPHLLGDILIILPQSLYDENISIIEKHFSNSANIKYLFLNVSSNNDNNININDSSSIIEYKIKALISSFNDHSQSTGLHELTTREIEVLKLIAYGYTIKEIANKLIISSHTAISHRKNISEKTGIKTISGLTMYAVIKQIIAIQDINTDNLK, from the coding sequence ATGTTGAATAACAATATTAACATACTGTTGTTTTTTAAATCTGACATTATCCTAAAAGGATTGAACAGTATCGTTAACAATTTAGGAATTGAACCGATTTTAATTAGAAACACCGAGGACTTTTTTGACTATCCCCATTTATTGGGAGATATTTTAATTATACTACCACAAAGTTTATATGATGAAAATATAAGTATTATTGAAAAACATTTTTCTAATTCAGCAAATATTAAATATTTATTTCTCAATGTTAGCAGCAACAACGACAACAATATAAATATAAATGACAGTTCTTCAATTATAGAATATAAGATTAAAGCATTAATCAGTTCTTTTAACGACCATAGCCAAAGTACAGGTTTACATGAACTAACAACCAGAGAAATTGAAGTATTAAAATTAATTGCATACGGCTATACAATAAAAGAAATTGCAAATAAATTAATAATTAGTAGTCATACTGCAATTTCTCACAGAAAAAACATCTCTGAAAAGACTGGAATTAAAACAATTTCCGGACTAACAATGTATGCAGTAATTAAACAAATTATAGCCATACAAGATATAAATACAGATAATCTTAAATAG
- a CDS encoding ferredoxin, which yields MSIKTEQELNTKVILRVAELMAVAARTAPKARGTDNLEIAIITGDSIKELAEKTNEMGKKNKMEFFIRDAGNLKEAQAVLLIGTHIKTQGVKNCGMCGFKDCSAKKKHEDTPCVFNTNDLGIAIGSAVSVAANHHIDNRVMFSLGQAAIKLEFLGKGIKVAFGIPLSATAKNPFFDRPPVKI from the coding sequence ATGTCTATAAAAACTGAACAAGAATTAAACACAAAAGTTATTTTAAGAGTTGCCGAGCTAATGGCTGTAGCTGCCAGAACTGCTCCAAAAGCAAGAGGAACTGACAATCTCGAAATAGCAATTATTACAGGCGATTCAATTAAAGAATTAGCAGAAAAAACAAATGAAATGGGAAAAAAGAATAAAATGGAATTTTTTATTCGCGATGCAGGAAATTTGAAAGAAGCTCAGGCTGTTCTGTTAATTGGAACTCACATTAAAACACAGGGAGTTAAAAATTGCGGTATGTGCGGCTTTAAAGATTGTTCGGCAAAGAAAAAACATGAAGATACTCCATGCGTTTTTAACACAAACGATTTGGGCATTGCCATTGGCTCAGCTGTTTCTGTAGCTGCTAATCACCATATCGACAACAGAGTTATGTTCAGTCTTGGTCAGGCCGCTATTAAGCTTGAGTTTCTTGGAAAAGGAATAAAAGTGGCTTTTGGTATTCCACTTTCAGCAACTGCAAAAAATCCATTTTTCGACAGACCGCCTGTAAAAATATAG
- a CDS encoding acyl-CoA/acyl-ACP dehydrogenase → MPFPIFIDNFKSTLHKVYSELANTDYLISKRGIPPTVLSEIMSLNPLSVIIPKEFGGRGGRIDENLIMTSAAAYESLAFSLTLGINSALFLQPVSKFANHEVKKSVFNGFLHERKMGGLMITEPDFGSDALNMRTFFTKNENYFHLQGTKHWAGLTGFADYWLLSAREQTENGQLKRDIDFFICDRNSPNQEIIVEEYFDNLGLHHIPYGRNRIDVKIPHNQRLEPKTTGINILLDTLHRSRLQFPAMGLGFIQRMMDEAINHCKQRSIGGKSLFNYDQVQYRLAKLQSYFTICSSMCAYSSKNAGLENDLSTCGIEANSFKTIATDMMQDAAQSLVQLVGAKAYRYSHIGGRGIIDSRPFQIFEGSNDILYAQISEGVLKQMKQTSITNFYKFFNNFRFTKQASNYIKDLINFEVNLQLPQRKQIELGKIISRIVAVEIVIELGNTDFRQDLITNTISMLHTEISGLMGNFKQMEFTNVIEDYQQNSSWYK, encoded by the coding sequence ATTCCCTTTCCTATCTTTATTGATAACTTTAAGTCAACATTGCATAAGGTATATAGTGAATTAGCAAATACAGACTATTTAATTTCAAAACGCGGAATCCCACCAACTGTATTAAGTGAGATTATGAGTTTAAATCCACTATCTGTAATAATTCCGAAAGAATTTGGAGGTCGAGGTGGTCGGATAGACGAAAACCTAATAATGACTTCAGCAGCAGCTTATGAATCGCTTGCATTTTCACTTACACTTGGTATTAATTCCGCATTATTTCTGCAACCTGTATCAAAATTTGCTAATCATGAAGTAAAAAAATCTGTTTTTAATGGATTTTTACATGAAAGGAAAATGGGAGGATTAATGATTACTGAACCTGATTTTGGAAGCGATGCATTAAATATGAGAACTTTTTTCACAAAAAATGAGAATTATTTTCATTTACAGGGAACCAAACATTGGGCAGGACTAACAGGTTTTGCAGACTATTGGCTACTTTCGGCACGTGAACAAACAGAAAACGGACAATTAAAACGTGATATTGATTTTTTTATTTGTGATAGAAATAGCCCGAACCAGGAAATTATAGTTGAGGAATACTTTGATAATCTTGGCTTACATCATATCCCATATGGAAGAAATCGCATTGATGTAAAAATACCACACAATCAAAGGCTTGAACCAAAAACTACAGGAATTAATATTTTACTTGACACCCTACACAGAAGTCGACTTCAATTTCCTGCAATGGGATTAGGATTTATTCAACGAATGATGGATGAAGCGATAAATCATTGCAAACAACGTTCAATTGGTGGAAAAAGTTTGTTTAATTACGATCAGGTACAATACCGACTTGCTAAGCTACAGTCATATTTTACAATTTGTTCTTCTATGTGTGCATACAGTAGTAAAAATGCTGGTTTAGAAAATGATCTTTCTACTTGTGGAATTGAAGCCAATTCATTTAAAACAATTGCTACTGACATGATGCAGGATGCTGCTCAATCTCTGGTACAATTAGTTGGTGCAAAAGCATACCGTTATAGTCATATTGGTGGTCGAGGTATAATTGATAGCAGACCATTCCAAATTTTTGAAGGTTCGAATGATATTTTATATGCACAAATATCTGAAGGCGTTTTAAAGCAAATGAAACAAACAAGTATAACAAATTTTTATAAATTTTTCAATAATTTCAGATTCACTAAACAGGCATCAAATTACATAAAAGACCTTATAAACTTTGAAGTTAACTTACAGTTACCACAACGAAAACAAATTGAATTAGGTAAAATAATCAGTCGCATTGTAGCAGTTGAAATTGTAATTGAACTTGGTAATACTGATTTCAGGCAAGATCTTATTACTAATACAATTTCAATGTTACATACAGAAATATCTGGTTTAATGGGTAATTTTAAACAAATGGAATTTACAAATGTAATAGAAGATTACCAGCAAAATAGTTCATGGTACAAGTAA